A window of the Gossypium hirsutum isolate 1008001.06 chromosome A05, Gossypium_hirsutum_v2.1, whole genome shotgun sequence genome harbors these coding sequences:
- the LOC107961112 gene encoding protein TPX2 isoform X2 has protein sequence MEVAKHSKQGTPVKDSGGNSGSKTRKFSKLSENSNPNISATKSSKSQKYSSKDPVVYSPRNKLRERKFVVARKKLKKERSDDSNPNVGIDCKCKEKSSGNSKKCLCVAYENLRASQEDFFKNKAETEVEVEVEEEAMDSVPEAGKVMNLVKAFERLLTTPNSKESEDRSDEKEPKEENDNNKKKKALKWPSEFVLTAENLGLDRRFSASSSSSDSSSQGRASNGGRRSQRNSSESLGTTGGRRGKKQDKPTSQKPFKLRTEQRGKMKEGEFMKKIQEMMVEEEKQRIPIAQGLPWTTDEPEVLIKPHVKENTRAVDPRLHSEIRASERSEFDLQVAEKMILIKHYKMERERRDKMAEEEEIKKLRKELVPKAQPMPVFDRPFLPTRSSKNPTMAREPKFHMPQHKKTKFCI, from the exons ATGGAGGTTGCTAAGCATTCAAAACAGGGTACTCCCGTGAAAGATTCAGGAGGGAATTCTGGATCAAAAACTCGAAAGTTTTCGAAACTTTCCGAGAATTCAAATCCAAACATCTCTGCTACAAAATCTTCAAAATCCCAGAAATATTCTTCCAAGGATCCGGTAGTTTACTCACCAAGAAACAAACTTAGGGAAAGAAAGTTTGTGGTGGCTAGGAAGAAGTTAAAGAAAGAAAGGTCTGATGATTCAAATCCAAATGTTGGGATTGACTGCAAATGTAAAGAGAAGTCTAGTGGGAATTCAAAGAAATGCCTGTGTGTCGCTTACGAGAATCTGAGAGCATCTCAAGAGGATTTTTTCAAGAACAAAGCTGAAACTGAAGTTGAAGTTGAAGTTGAAGAAGAAGCAATGGACAGTGTGCCTGAAGCTGGGAAAGTTATGAATTTGGTTAAGGCCTTTGAGAGGCTTCTTACGACACCAAATTCGAAGGAATCAGAGGATAGGAGTGATGAAAAGGAACCAAAAGAAGAGAATGATAATAACAAGAAGAAGAAGGCATTGAAATGGCCATCAGAATTTGTTTTGACCGCTGAGAACCTTGGTCTGGATCGGCGTTTCTCagcgtcttcttcttcttcggatAGCAGCAGCCAAGGAAG GGCTTCTAATGGAGGTCGAAGAAGCCAAAGAAAT AGCTCTGAGTCTCTCGGGACAACTGGTGGGAGGAGAGGGAAAAAGCAGGACAAGCCAACTTCCCAGAAACCATTCAAGCTAAGAACTGAG CAAAGAGGGAAAATGAAGGAAGGCGAATTCATGAAGAAGATCCAAGAAATGATGGTGGAAGAAGAGAAACAAAGGATCCCAATTGCTCAAGGCCTCCCATGGACAACAGATGAACCTGAG GTGTTGATAAAACCTCATGTCAAAGAGAATACAAGAGCAGTAGACCCGAGACTCCACTCTGAAATTCGAGCGTCGGAGCGTTCAGAGTTCGATCTTCAAGTAGCTGAGAAGATGATTCTAATAAAACACTATAAAATGGAAAGGGAGAGGCGGGACAAG ATGGCAGAAGAAGAAGAGATAAAGAAGTTGAGAAAAGAGCTCGTTCCAAAAGCACAGCCTATGCCTGTCTTTGACAGACCTTTCCTTCCTACAAG GTCCTCAAAGAATCCAACAATGGCAAGAGAGCCAAAGTTCCATATGCCACAACATAAGAAGACAAAGTTCTGTATATAA
- the LOC107961112 gene encoding protein TPX2 isoform X1: MEVAKHSKQGTPVKDSGGNSGSKTRKFSKLSENSNPNISATKSSKSQKYSSKDPVVYSPRNKLRERKFVVARKKLKKERSDDSNPNVGIDCKCKEKSSGNSKKCLCVAYENLRASQEDFFKNKAETEVEVEVEEEAMDSVPEAGKVMNLVKAFERLLTTPNSKESEDRSDEKEPKEENDNNKKKKALKWPSEFVLTAENLGLDRRFSASSSSSDSSSQGSVSSRASNGGRRSQRNSSESLGTTGGRRGKKQDKPTSQKPFKLRTEQRGKMKEGEFMKKIQEMMVEEEKQRIPIAQGLPWTTDEPEVLIKPHVKENTRAVDPRLHSEIRASERSEFDLQVAEKMILIKHYKMERERRDKMAEEEEIKKLRKELVPKAQPMPVFDRPFLPTRSSKNPTMAREPKFHMPQHKKTKFCI, translated from the exons ATGGAGGTTGCTAAGCATTCAAAACAGGGTACTCCCGTGAAAGATTCAGGAGGGAATTCTGGATCAAAAACTCGAAAGTTTTCGAAACTTTCCGAGAATTCAAATCCAAACATCTCTGCTACAAAATCTTCAAAATCCCAGAAATATTCTTCCAAGGATCCGGTAGTTTACTCACCAAGAAACAAACTTAGGGAAAGAAAGTTTGTGGTGGCTAGGAAGAAGTTAAAGAAAGAAAGGTCTGATGATTCAAATCCAAATGTTGGGATTGACTGCAAATGTAAAGAGAAGTCTAGTGGGAATTCAAAGAAATGCCTGTGTGTCGCTTACGAGAATCTGAGAGCATCTCAAGAGGATTTTTTCAAGAACAAAGCTGAAACTGAAGTTGAAGTTGAAGTTGAAGAAGAAGCAATGGACAGTGTGCCTGAAGCTGGGAAAGTTATGAATTTGGTTAAGGCCTTTGAGAGGCTTCTTACGACACCAAATTCGAAGGAATCAGAGGATAGGAGTGATGAAAAGGAACCAAAAGAAGAGAATGATAATAACAAGAAGAAGAAGGCATTGAAATGGCCATCAGAATTTGTTTTGACCGCTGAGAACCTTGGTCTGGATCGGCGTTTCTCagcgtcttcttcttcttcggatAGCAGCAGCCAAGGAAG TGTTTCAAGCAGGGCTTCTAATGGAGGTCGAAGAAGCCAAAGAAAT AGCTCTGAGTCTCTCGGGACAACTGGTGGGAGGAGAGGGAAAAAGCAGGACAAGCCAACTTCCCAGAAACCATTCAAGCTAAGAACTGAG CAAAGAGGGAAAATGAAGGAAGGCGAATTCATGAAGAAGATCCAAGAAATGATGGTGGAAGAAGAGAAACAAAGGATCCCAATTGCTCAAGGCCTCCCATGGACAACAGATGAACCTGAG GTGTTGATAAAACCTCATGTCAAAGAGAATACAAGAGCAGTAGACCCGAGACTCCACTCTGAAATTCGAGCGTCGGAGCGTTCAGAGTTCGATCTTCAAGTAGCTGAGAAGATGATTCTAATAAAACACTATAAAATGGAAAGGGAGAGGCGGGACAAG ATGGCAGAAGAAGAAGAGATAAAGAAGTTGAGAAAAGAGCTCGTTCCAAAAGCACAGCCTATGCCTGTCTTTGACAGACCTTTCCTTCCTACAAG GTCCTCAAAGAATCCAACAATGGCAAGAGAGCCAAAGTTCCATATGCCACAACATAAGAAGACAAAGTTCTGTATATAA
- the LOC107960376 gene encoding probable mitochondrial-processing peptidase subunit beta, mitochondrial: MAIKQLLSLARRSRKPSSSLTVARSSHSTAAPPPPTAMIYDRLSHCVNSRLRKLEHPDSRFLKSGSPHPTQTSHTHILSSPETRITTLSNGLRVATESSLHCRTATVGVWIDAGSRFESEETNGTAHFLEHMILKGTEKRSEGALEEEIENMGGHLNAYTSREQTAYYAKVMGSDVLKALDILADILQNSKFEERSISRQRDAILREMRMQEVEGQTQEAVFDHLHSTAFQYTPLGRNIHGPVDNIKKITKDHLLDYIQTHYTAPRMVIAASGAVKHEEIVDQAKKSFTKLSSDSTTATQLVAKEPASFTGSDVRIVNDYVPLAQFAVAFEATAWTDPDSIALMVMQVMLGSWSKFAGGGKHMGSELAQKVSINEIAESMMAFNTNYKDTGLFGVYAVAKPDCLGDLAYAIMSAITKLVYRVSEADVIRARNQLKSSLMLHTDGTSPVAEDIGCQLLTYGRRIPYAELFARIDAVDPAAIKRVANRFFYDRDMVIAAIGPVQDLPDYNWFRRRTYWNR; the protein is encoded by the exons ATGGCGATCAAACAGCTACTCTCTCTAGCTCGTCGGTCCCGCAAGCCTTCCTCTTCTTTAACCGTCGCTCGATCGTCCCACTCCACCGCAGCCCCTCCTCCACCGACTGCCATGATCTACGACCGGTTATCCCATTGCGTCAACTCAAGGCTCCGAAAACTTGAACACCCCGATTCCCGTTTCCTCAAATCTGGATCCCCTCACCCGACCCAAACTTCCCACACCCACATCCTATCTTCGCCGGAAACCAGAATTACAACGTTGTCCAACGGCCTCCGCGTGGCCACGGAATCGAGCTTGCATTGTCGAACAGCGACGGTTGGGGTGTGGATCGATGCAGGGTCGAGGTTCGAGTCGGAGGAGACGAATGGGACGGCCCATTTCTTGGAGCATATGATATTGAAAGGGACGGAGAAGAGGTCGGAGGGGGCATTGGAAGAAGAGATTGAGAATATGGGAGGCCACTTGAATGCTTATACTTCGAGGGAACAAACCGCTTATTACGCCAAAGTTATGGGTAGTGATGTCCTTAAAGCCTTGGATATATTGGCTGATATTTTGCAGAATTCCAAGTTTGAAGAACGTAGTATTAGTAGACAAAGGGATGCGATACTAAGGGAAATGCGGATGCAGGAG GTGGAGGGTCAAACACAGGAAGCTGTTTTTGACCACTTGCATTCAACTGCTTTCCAATACACTCCTCTTGGTAGAAATATTCACGGACCTGTTGATAATATTAAGAAGATCACCAAAGACCATCTGCTCGACTATATTCAGACACACTACACTGCTCCTCGAATG GTCATTGCTGCATCTGGAGCTGTTAAGCATGAAGAAATTGTTGACCAAGCAAAGAAGTCGTTTACCAAATTATCATCAGATTCAACCACTGCTACTCAGCTAGTTGCGAAAGAACCGGCCAGTTTTACTGGTTCAGAT GTTAGAATTGTTAACGACTATGTTCCTCTAGCGCAATTCGCGGTTGCTTTTGAGGCAACAGCATGGACAGATCCGGATTCCATTGCGCTAATGGTAATGCAGGTGATGCTGGGGTCATGGAGCAAATTTGCTGGGGGTGGAAAGCACATGGG CTCCGAGCTGGCACAAAAAGTTAGCATTAATGAAATTGCAGAAAGCATGATGGCTTTCAACACCAACTATAAAGATACTGGTCTTTTTGGTGTATACGCTGTTGCCAAG CCCGATTGTTTGGGGGATTTAGCTTATGCTATTATGTCTGCAATAACCAAGTTAGTTTATCGAGTTTCAGAAGCTGATGTGATTCGTGCTCGTAATCAG TTAAAGTCATCCTTGATGCTTCATACAGATGGAACTAGTCCCGTAGCCGAAGATATCGGATGCCAG CTACTTACATACGGCCGGAGAATCCCGTATGCTGAATTATTTGCTAGGATCGATGCTGTTGATCCAGCCGCCATTAAACGAGTTGCAAACCGATTTTTCTATGATAGG GATATGGTGATTGCTGCGATTGGCCCAGTCCAAGATTTGCCAGACTACAACTGGTTCAGACGCCGCACCTACTGGAACCGATAG
- the LOC107960377 gene encoding biotin carboxyl carrier protein of acetyl-CoA carboxylase 2, chloroplastic: MASSLSFPCPKISSFLKTNQQTQTHKGSLSLPPTSNFNSKSCLSFGSSIRVPASSAPQWPNDGKQTTVFASHTQLNEVAAEKSSNSVAVVDMKPKVALPEEDDKKSAEKAIPDAAAISEFMAQVSDLVKLVDSRDITELQLKQSDCELVIRKKEALQQLESASPIVMQQYMPQPTFQTPAPAAPVAAPAPANPAPPAAAPSSPPPAKAVGSSHPPLKCPMAGTFYRSPAPGEPPFVKVGDKVQKGQVVCIIEAMKLMNEIEADQSGTVTEILVEDGKPVSVDMPLFVIVG, translated from the exons ATGGCTTCTTCACTCTCTTTTCCATGCCCCAAGATCTCTTCTTTTTTGAAAACAAACCAGCAAACCCAAACTCACAAGGGTTCTTTGTCTCTTCCTCCAACTTCAAATTTCAACTCCAAATCTTGCTTGTCATTTGGATCTTCAATCCGCGTACCTGCATCTTCAGCACCTCAG TGGCCTAATGATGGGAAACAAACTACAGTCTTCGCAAGCCATACGCAGCTTAACGAG GTTGCTGCAGAGAAATCATCGAATTCTGTAGCGGTTGTTGACATGAAACCTAAAGTTGCATTGCCTGAGGAAGATGATAAAAAATCCGCAGAGAAGGCTATTCCAGATGCTGCGGCAATTTCAGAATTCATGGCACAAGTTTCAGACCTTGTAAA ACTTGTTGATTCACGAGATATTACGGAGCTGCAACTGAAGCAATCGGATTgtgagcttgtcataagaaagaAGGAAGCTTTGCAGCAGCTGGAATCAGCATCTCCAATTGTCATGCAGCAGTACATGCCTCAACCGACGTTTCAAACCCCAGCTCCAGCAGCCCCAGTAGCAGCTCCTGCTCCTGCTAACCCAGCCCCTCCAGCAGCAGCACCTTCGTCACCTCCCCCTGCTAAAGCGGTTGGTTCTTCTCATCCGCCCCTTAAATGCCCCATGGCTGGAACGTTCTACAGGAGCCCTGCACCGGGTGAACCACCATTTGTTAAG gtgggagataaagtacAGAAAGGCCAAGTTGTGTGCATCATCGAGGCAATGAAACTAATGAACGAAATTGAA GCTGATCAATCCGGAACCGTTACAGAGATATTGGTAGAGGATGGAAAACCAGTTAGTGTAGACATG CCTCTATTTGTAATAGTGGGGTGA
- the LOC107961549 gene encoding expansin-A23, producing MATLKLFFSLLMVTVHLTSSMAANRHMLMGNQMIDSNWYDAHATFYGDMSGGDTMQGACGYGDLFKQGYGLQTTALSTALFNNGLTCGACFEIKCFNDPQWCYPKAGSIIVTATNFCPPNYSKSEGNWCNPPLKHFDLSKPMFTKLAYYKAGIIPVKYRRVLCYKKGGVQFQIKGNPYWTLVLLYNVGGAGDVKDVKIKGSSTGSWLQMSRNWGVNWQTGAKLVGQSLSFQVTTRDGKMIKFDNVVPANWQFNQVFDGKTNF from the exons ATGGCTACCCTGAAGCTTTTCTTTTCATTACTCATGGTTACAGTTCATTTGACTTCGTCCATGGCGGCCAATAGGCATATGCTTATGGGTAATCAAATGATTGACTCAAACTGGTATGATGCCCATGCAACATTTTATGGTGATATGAGTGGTGGTGACACCATGC AGGGAGCTTGCGGATATGGTGATCTATTCAAGCAAGGGTATGGACTCCAGACGACAGCACTAAGCACAGCATTGTTCAACAATGGTCTCACCTGCGGGGCTTGTTTCGAGATCAAGTGTTTCAATGACCCTCAATGGTGTTATCCGAAAGCCGGCTCTATCATAGTGACCGCAACCAACTTTTGTCCTCCCAATTACTCGAAATCGGAGGGGAACTGGTGCAATCCACCATTAAAACACTTTGATCTATCAAAGCCGATGTTCACTAAGCTAGCGTATTACAAAGCCGGGATCATCCCGGTCAAGTACCGTCGTGTCTTGTGCTACAAGAAAGGTGGGGTTCAGTTCCAGATTAAGGGTAACCCTTACTGGACATTGGTGTTGTTGTACAACGTAGGAGGAGCTGGTGATGTTAAGGATGTTAAAATCAAAGGGTCGAGTACCGGGTCGTGGTTGCAGATGAGTCGCAATTGGGGTGTGAATTGGCAGACGGGAGCGAAGTTAGTGGGGCAAAGTTTATCGTTTCAGGTGACTACTCGTGACGGGAAAATGATCAAGTTCGATAACGTTGTGCCAGCTAATTGGCAGTTTAATCAAGTATTTGATGGGAAAACGAATTTCTAg
- the LOC107961550 gene encoding expansin-A23 translates to MATLKLFFSFLMVTVHLISSMAANRHMLMGNQMIDSNWYDAHATFYGDMSGGGTMQGACGYGDLFKQGYGLQTTALSTALFNNGLTCGACFEIKCFNDPQWCYPKAGSIIVTATNFCPPNYSKPDGNWCNPPLKHFDLSKPMFTKLAYYKAGIIPVNYRRVLCYKKGGVQFQIKGNPYLTLVLLYNVGGVGDVKDVKIKGSSTGSWLQMSRNWGVNWQTGTKLVGQGLSFQVTTSEGKMIVFDNVVPANWQFNQVFDGKKNF, encoded by the exons ATGGCTACCCTGAagcttttcttttcatttctcatGGTTACAGTTCATTTGATTTCATCCATGGCGGCCAATAGGCATATGCTTATGGGTAATCAAATGATTGACTCAAACTGGTATGATGCCCATGCAACATTTTATGGTGATATGAGTGGTGGTGGCACCATGC AGGGAGCTTGCGGATATGGTGATCTATTCAAGCAAGGGTATGGACTCCAGACGACAGCACTAAGCACAGCATTGTTCAATAATGGTCTCACCTGCGGGGCTTGTTTCGAGATCAAGTGTTTCAATGACCCTCAATGGTGTTATCCGAAAGCCGGCTCTATCATAGTGACCGCAACCAATTTTTGTCCTCCCAATTACTCGAAACCGGATGGGAACTGGTGCAACCCACCATTAAAACACTTTGATCTATCAAAGCCGATGTTCACTAAGCTAGCGTATTACAAAGCCGGGATCATCCCGGTCAATTACCGTCGTGTCTTGTGCTACAAGAAAGGTGGGGTTCAATTCCAAATTAAGGGAAACCCTTACTTGACATTGGTGTTGTTGTACAACGTAGGAGGAGTTGGTGATGTTAAGGATGTTAAAATCAAAGGGTCGAGTACCGGGTCGTGGTTGCAGATGAGCCGCAATTGGGGTGTGAATTGGCAGACGGGAACAAAGTTAGTGGGGCAAGGCTTATCGTTTCAGGTGACTACTAGTGAAGGGAAAATGATTGTGTTCGATAACGTTGTGCCAGCTAATTGGCAGTTTAATCAAGTATTTGATGGGAAAAAGAACTTCTAg